The genome window GCCCATATGTCTCTGTCAAAGATATACTCAATGACGTTAAAATCACCTGCTCATGCATAGGCTGTAACGGGGCGCAGGTTACAGGCAGCGATGGAAAGCTTATAACGTCGCACTATTTGGATACGGATAACCTCATAAAGATTATCAGGATAGCAAAAGAGGCAGGGCTGTATTATCAGCTGTATGACGATTATTATATTTACACGAGCAGCAGGCTTAATCTTTTGAAGCTTCTTAAAAGCTATTCCAAAAAATCCATCAGAAGGCATATAACTTTAAGAAGACTTTACAGAGGCATCAAGAGGCTGTTCTTTACCGAAGTAAGCCTGAAACACGACCTTTTGGGTTTCGTATCCGAAAGGCGCAATAAATTTTACAAAATACAGATAGCATCCGTCAGTGCGGAGGATCTTGATGTAGTCTGCAAAAAAATAAGGGATATACCGGACATTGACATTACATCATCCAACTATTTCAATATAGAGGTGGGGCCAAAGGGGGTAACCAAGGGGACCGCTCTTGAAGAGCTGGCAAAATCGATGAATATCAAGCGGGAGGAGATCATCGCATTTGGAGATAATTTCAACGATATACCAATGCTTCAGTATGCTGGGTGCGGAGTTGCCGTGGAAAATGCCGAGCCCCCCGTGAAGAAGGAGGCGGACTATATAACAAAATCCAATGAAGATAACGGCGTCGCAGATGCCATTGAAAAGTTCATATTCAATGATGAAGGATAATCTTTGGGGAATACCTTGCGTCTAAGAAAAATCAATAAAAAATCGATGCATGATAAATTGCTTGATGCTTCGGACGGTTGGCATTTGCAGATTTTAGAGAGGCTGAGAATATTTGTCATGCTTATATTATGTAAAATGAGGGAGTCTTTTTGAGGACTGCCTTTTTATTTTTTTGCGTTTTTATGTGTTGGATAATTATGCTTCAGTTGGGCATAATTACAGTTATGCCCTAAATTACAAAAGTGCTGCTTATGATATTTTTATATAATGAAAATCAGCATTTATGGGAATTATAAAATTACATGAAAAAATCGATTATGAATGGAGACACAATTATGTTCGTAATATTTTTCATACTTTCATATGTGGTTTTAATAAGTATAATTGTCTTTTTAATATATAAAAACAGAATATGCAACCGGATATCGGCATATAACTTTGGTTTTGTGATATTGAATCCCGAGCAGCTGCAAAAACACGGCAGGAAAATAGCCCGGGAGCACCATGTCTCGAAAAGGTTTCACAATTGTTCAAACATACTGCCAAGGCTTAAAGATGACTATAAGCAGATAATAAAAACATACAAGGAGTTAAACGGCGATGTTGTAAACGGCGAGCCCGTGGTTCCGGCGGCCGAATGGCTGTTTGACAATTTCTATATCATTGAAGAGCAGGTAAAGGATATAAGGGCAAACTTTCCAAAGGGCTACAATGCCTCGCTTCCCTGCCTTACGGAAGGGATTTTGAAGGGATTTCCCAGGGTATACGATATCGCCCTTGAGCTTGTATATCATATCGACGGTTTGCTGGAAGAAAAGCTCATAATCAATTTTATAAGGGCATACCAGGAAGAGTCCCAGCTTACAAGCGGTGAGCTATGGGCGTTTCCCATAATGCTAAAGATCGCTCTTATAGAGGATATAAGGCAGATATGCGACGATATTTTAAAGTCCAGGGATGAGAGGAAAAAAGCCGCGAAAGTAGCGGATGCCGTCCTGATAGACGATAACAGCGAAAAGCTTCTTGACAGGCTTAAGTCTTATATAGATAATATGGAGGTTCTAAGCCCGGCATTTGCCGAGCATATCCTCCAGAGGGTGAGGAGCCACGGAGCCGATTTCGGCTCGGTTATGCATTATTTTGATGAAAAGCTGTCCTCACAGGATACAAATGCCGAGGAGATAATTCAAAGGGAGCACCAGGATCAGGCTCAAAAGCAGGTTTCGATAGGCAACTGCATAACAGGCTTAAGGCTTTTATCGAACATAGACTGGCATTCCATATTTGAAGTATTAAGCCCTGTAGAGCAGATACTATCGGGAGATCCTGCAGATGTATACCGTAATATGGATTTTCAGAGCCGCGACTATTACAGGCACGAGATCGAGGAAATATCGAGGCGCCTTAAGATTTCCGAATCCCAGGTGGCAAGAAAGGCTATTGAATGTGCCATGTCCGCTCCAGAAAATGCGGATTTGAGGCTGAGGCATGTAGGGTATTATATAGCAGGCAGAGGAAGCGAAAAATTCCATTCGATGCTCGATTACCGCCCCGGCGTTTTAAAAAGGACGGTACTCTTTATGAAAAGGCATCCGTTATCAGTGTATCTGCTGCCTGTATGTCTCATAACCCTGGCAATTTCGCTGCTTATAATGTGGTCCGTTCTTGGCGCACGGGAAAGTATCAATCCGTATATAACGGTGATAATATTTGCTTCGGGGCTGATTTTATCAAGTGAAATAGCCGTCGGCGTCGTAAACTGGACTATAACCCACATTATACCCCCTTCATTCCTGCCGAAACTTGAGCTAAAATCAGGCATACCTGAAAGCTTATCTTCGATGGTGGTTATACCTACGCTCCTTCAAAGCCGTCAGAGGGTAAAAGAGCTTCTGGATATGCTGGAGGTTTATTATCTTGGTAATCACGAGAACAACTTATATTTTGCGCTGTTGGGCGATTTTACCGATGCGAAGAGCAAAAATATGCCTGACGACGAATCCATAGTAAACTATGCCCTCGATGAGGTCAAAAAGCTGAATAGGAAATATTCATTTGGAAAGAACGATTTATTTTATTTCTTTCACCGGTATCGTGAGTTTAATAAAGCCCAGGGAGTATGGATGGGATGGGAGAGAAAAAGGGGAAAGCTTATGGAGTTTAATAAGCTTCTTCGGGGAGCGGATGATACAAGTTATTATGTCAAAAGCGGCGATATCAAAAAAATACCGAAGATAAAATATGTCATAACCCTTGATGCCGATACCGAACTTCCAAGGGGGACTGCAAAAAGGCTTATAGGCACGATTTTCCATCCTCTAAACAGGGCTATGGTCGATGACGAAGGCTTTCGTGTTATGCAGGGCTATGGAATACTTCAGCCGAGGATAAGCATTGGCGTCGTGAATGCCACAAAGTCCGTATTTTCCAGAGCTTTTGCAGGCCAGGGAGGTATAGATCCGTATACGACGGCTGTTTCCGATGTCTATCAGGATCTTTTCGGCGAAGGCATTTATACGGGGAAGGGAATATACGATGTAGATGTTTTTTTGAAAATGCTTGACGGATACATTCCTGATAACACCGTATTGAGCCACGACCTTCTGGAAGGCTCTTATGCAAGGTGCGGCTTGGTTACCGATATAGAGCTTGTCGATGGTTTTCCATCCACATACAGCTCCTATACAGCAAGGATGCACAGATGGATAAGGGGCGACTGGCAGCTTCTTCCCTGGCTTTGCTTTCGCGTTAAAAACAGGCGCGGGCAAAGGGTAAGAAACCCTCTTTCGGCAATAAATAAATGGAAAATAATAGACAATCTGCGGAGGAGCCTTATACCTGTTTCCCTTGTAATTTTCATAATACTGTCGCTGTGCCTTTCTGAAAGTTTCAGGAAAGCTGGTATTGCCATAGCCGCTTTCACTCTTGCGTTTCCCCTTATATCAGGTATGGCTGATGCGCTTATAGCAAACAGAAGGGAAAGCGATAAATCGAACGGGGTTTTATCGGATTTAAAGAATACGGCATGCCAGATCGTATTGCTTTTTATATTTCTTCCATACCGCGCTTATATCATGACCGATGCCATTTTAAGGACGATAGCGAGGCTATCGATCACCCACAAAAAGCTCCTCGAGTGGGAAACCGCGGCGGATGCGGAAAAGCGGTTAAAGAACAATATGAAAAGCTATGCAAAGAGGATGTGGATATCCCAGGCGACTGCCTTTGCAATGCTCGGCCTTGCCATAAGATATATGCCGTCGTCTACCGGCATATCGGTTGTTCTTGCCACAGCATGGCTCATTTCACCCTTCGCCGCCTATTTCATAAGCAAAGCGGAGGATGATGCAAGGGATGCGCTCTCTGATGATGACATATCGGAGTTGAGGCTGCTTTCAAGAAAAATCTGGAGGTATTTTGAAGAACTGGCTGATGCAGAGGATAATTATCTTCCGCCGGACAATTATCAGGATGATCCTCCAAACGGCGCCGCGCACCGGACGTCTCCGACAAATATCGGCTTGACTTTGATGGCGATGATGGCAGCAAGGGATATGGGATATCATTCCACGACATCGATGATAAGAAAGATAGACAGGATATTTTCGAGCATAGACAGGCTTGATAAATGGAACGGACATCTTTACAACTGGTACGATACAAAGACGCTTCAGCCTCTAAGGCCGCTTTATGTTTCTACAGTAGACAGCGGCAATTTCGTGGGATATTTGATGACGCTTAAGGAGGGGCTTGAGCAATATATGGATATCCCTTTGTGCGATGGCTCCATTGCAAGGGGACTCATAGATACTATAAAGCTTTTAAACAGCGACATTAAAGGAAGGAGCCTGGACTATTCATACCTCAGGGATTTTCAGGAAAGGGATAGCCTTAATGTAATCGAGTGGAAAAAGGCGCTCGAAAGTTTCAGAAAAAATAAACAGGCATTGAATAAAAGCAGTTATTTCAGAAAATCACCATATGATAAAAAAGTCGATGAAGAGCTGGATGAGCTTATAAGTGAAATAGAAGAGGCAATGCCATGGGTATCGTTTATGGAAAGTATGCCCGATTTTTTTTCATGCGAGGATATAAAAGGCGATTTGCTGAATATGTTTGACATGCTAAATGGGGATATATCCCTTACAGGCTTAAGCCGTGGATACAGAAAGGCTTTGAGCCTGTTGAACGCCATGATCGACAAGGTGCCGGAGGAATGCAGCGATGTCTGCAGATGGCTAAAAGAGCTTAAATTGGCCCTTATAAAGGCGGTATTGTTTGTGAACCGTACCATAAGCAATACAAAAAATATAATACAGAGGTCGAATAAACTTATTGCAAATACAGAATTCAGACAGCTGTTTGATAATAAGAAACAGCTGTTTTCCATAGGATACAGTGCCGAAGGCGAGCAGCTTAACAAATCCTACTATGATCTTTTAGCATCGGAGTCAAGGCAGACCAGTTTTATCGCGATAGCAAAGGGGGATATCGATCAGAAGCATTGGTTCAGGCTCGGAAGGTCCCTCACATATTTCAATGGTTACAGGGGGCTTGTTTCGTGGAGCGGTACCATGTTTGAATATCTGATGCCGCTTCTGATCATGAAAAATTACAGAAACACTCTTTTGGACAATACCTATAAGTTTGCCGTGAAGAGCCAGATAGCTTACGGAAAAAAGAAGAATGTGCCGTGGGGAGTCTCAGAATCCGGCTTCTATTCCTTTGATATCGGTCTTAATTATCAATACAAGGCTTTCGGCATACCGAGGCTTGGTTTAAAAAGGGGCCTTGTAAATGACACTGTCACGGCCCCCTACGCTTCACTGCTGGCGCTTATGGTCGATCCTGTTTCGGCCATGAAAAATATCAGGTTTCTAAAGTCCTACGGGCTTGAAGGGCAGTTTGGGCCTTATGAAGCCGTCGATTATACAGCCGAAAGAGTTCCCGTGGGTAAAAAATATATGGTGGTAAAAAGTTTTATGGTGCATCACCACGGCATGAGCCTCATGGCTCTTGACAATGCAATAAACGATAACATAATGCAGAAGAGGTTTCACAGGGACCCTGAAGTCAAGGCGACGGAACTTTTGCTTCAGGAGAAGGTCCCTTCGAAGGTGGTTCTCACGAAGGACATAGAGGACGAGATTTCGCCGATTAAAAAGATTGAGAAGAATTATGAGGAGTATGTCAGAGAAATTAAAGATCCGGTCGGCAGGTTTCCCGAGGCTCATATTTTATCAAACGGCACGTATTTCACCGTTGTGACAAACAGCGGATCGGGTTTCAGCAGGGCCTTCAATATGTCTGTTACAAGATGGAGAGAGGATGAAATACTGGATGATTCCGGAATGTTTTTCTATATACAGAATATAAATTCCAACGACGTGTGGTCTGCGGCATATGAGCCGTATAAAATTTTACCCGAAGACTATAAAGTGCTTTTTACAATGGATAAGATAGACTTTTTCAGGACTGACGGGAGCATCGATACGCATACCGAGATAATCGTATCCCCAGAGGATAATGCCGAAATACGAAAAGTATCGCTTACGAACCACAGCGGCCATGTGAGGGTCCTTGAGGTTACGAGCTATTTTGAGGTCGTAATGTCAGCGCAGTCCGCGGATATAGCTCATAGGGTGTTTAACAATCTTTTTGTAAAAACGGAGTTTGTTTCCGATATAAATGCACTGCTTGCGGTGAGGAGGCCGAGGGCCCGGGGGCAGAAGGAGGTCTGGCTCTGCCATACCGTATGCTGTGATGCCGAAACGATCGGAAGCGTGCAGTATGAAACAGACAGGGCAAGATTTATAGGAAGGGGCAGGGACCTTTCAGATCCTGTGGCGATGGATGTCGACCATCCTCTTTCCAATACCTGTGGAGCGGTACTGGACCCTGTGATGAGCCTGCGAAGAAGGGTAAGAATAAAACCGGGTGAAACCGTCAGACTTTCATACATGGTCGGTGTCGCAAAGACAAGGGAGGATGCGATAAAGCTTGCACAGAAATACAGCGATGCCGCCTCCGCCAAGAGGGCGGCTGAGCTTGCCTGGACGAGGAGCAAGCTGGAATTTGGATATTTGAATTTAAGATGCAGGCAGATAGAGCTTTACAGGAGAATATTGTCCCATGTGATATTTTCCAGCTCTTTGAGAAGGAAAATAGACGATATAATAATGAAGAATTCGAAAGGCCAGTCGGGTTTGTGGGCATACGGCATATCCGGCGACAACCCTGTAATTTTGATAGCCGTAAAAAGTTTGGATGAACTGGATATGGTTAAGGAAGCCTTGAAGATGCATGAATTTTTCCGTACGAAGGGTTTGATATCTGACCTTGTAATACTGAATGAAGAGACGGGAAATTACATGCAAACCTTCAATGAAAAATTAAAGGCGCTGATTGGCTCGGGGCATGCGGCACAAATGCAGGATAGGCCGGGCGGAGTATTCTTAAGGCAGTCCAGCATAATGCCGGAGGAGGCCCTCAACCTTTTGTACTGTGTTGCGCGGGTTGTATTCAGGGGAGAAGACGGTTCCATGTGGCAGCAGCTGAAGTTTTGGCAAGAGAAGACGATGCTGCCGGAAATCAGGAAAAGTTTTGGAGCTGCCCGCCTTTACAAGCCTTATGAAGAAGAGAATGAAAGGCTTCAGTTTTTCAATGGTTTAGGCGGTTTTACTCAGGATGGCAGGGAGTATGTTATAAATATCTCGGATGAGCAGAATACACCTGCTCCGTGGTCAAATGTAATATGCAACAGCAGATTCGGATTTCTGGTTACCGAATCGGGAGGGGGATATACGTGGTCTGAAAACAGCAGGGAAAACAAGCTGACCCCATGGAGCAACGACCCTGTGATCGATGAGCAGGGCGAAATAGTGTACCTTGAAGATGAGGAAACCGGGGAAATCTGGAATATAACCGCAAAACCGGCAGCTGAAAAGGGGAAGTACACCGTAAGGCATGGGTTCGGTTATACTGTTTTTGAACATGCAAGCCATGGAATAAAGCAGCATATGACTGTATTTGTGCCTGAGGAGGACAGCGTAAAGTTAATAAGCATTAAACTTAAGAATTTAACGGATATGCCGCGCAGGATCTCGGCGATATTTTATGCAAAGCCTGTTTTAGGGGTTACAGATGAAATAACAAAACCGTTTATAGTTACACAAGTCGATGATAAAACAGGCATATTTTTGATTAGAAACGTTTACAGCGATGATTTCCCGGGCAGGGTTGCATTTGTCGACTGCTCCGAAAGCGAAAGGACGGTAACAGGAGACAGGGAGGAATTTATAGGAAGGGAAGGCAGCTTAAAAAAGCCTGAAGGACTTTTAAGGGAGAGGCTGTCTGGAAGGACAGGTGCGGCATATGAGCCTTGTGCAGCCATGAAGGTGACATTTGAGATTAAAGGGAATCAGGATAAAGTCGTGGTATTTTCCATAGGCGAAGGCAGCGACATCGAAGGCGCCATATCGACGGCGTTAAAATACAGGGACACCTATGAGGCCGACAAAGCCCTTTTGAGAATAAAGGGTTATTGGAACAGGACATTGAGAACCATTCAGGTAAAGACGCCCGACGAATCGATGAATATACTTGCAAACGGATGGCTCCTATATCAGACCATAAGCTGCAGGATATGGGCAAGGTCGGCATTTTACCAATCCGGAGGGGCATATGGATTCAGGGACCAGCTGCAGGATGTGATGGCGGCGGCATACGTATCTCCGGAAATTACAAAAAAACAGATTTTAAACTGCTGTGCCCATCAGTTCCTGGAAGGCGATGTGCAGCATTGGTGGCATCCTGTGACAGACAGGGGAATAAGGACTAGATTTTCGGATGATCTTTTGTGGCTTCCGTATGTGACAATAGATTATGTAAATGTAACAGGAGATCATGGCATCCTGGATGTACAGGTACGATATATCGAAGATGAGCCTTTGTCCGAAAATGAGGATGAGAGGTACAACAAGCCTGGGATATCTTCAAACAGCGGAACATTATATGAACACTGTTTAAATGCCATTGAGAGGTCTTTAAGGTTCGGGGAGCACGGAATACCTCTTATGGGAGCGGGAGACTGGAATGACGGAATGAACACCGTCGGCAATAAGGGAAAGGGCGAAAGCATATGGCTCGGATGGTTCATGTATAAAATACTTGTGGATTTTTCTGGAATATGCAGAAAAAAGGGAGACGCAGAGAGAGCTGACAAATATGTGAAGACTGCCGGATATATAAAAGATTCCATAGAAAAAAGCGGATGGGACGGAAGCTGGTACAGGAGGGCATATTTTGACGATGGCACTCCGTTAGGATCTGCGGAAAATGCAGAATGCCAGATAGACTCTTTGGCCCAGTCATGGTCGGTGATTTCAAATGCTGCAAGGGAAACAAGATCAAAAGAGGCCATGAAAGCCCTCGATCATTATCTTATAAAATACGATGCAGGCATTATAAAGCTCTTGACTCCGCCTTTTGACATGGGGAATTTAAAGCCGGGGTACATTAAATCATATGTGCCTGGAGTCAGGGAAAACGGCGGACAGTATACCCATGCCGCCGTCTGGGTGATACTTGCATATGCGCTTATGGGGGACGGCAATAAAGCATGGGAGCTTTTCCACATGATAAATCCCATTAACCATGCGCTGACGCCTATGGAATGCTTCAGATATAAAGTGGAGCCTTATGTCATGGCAGCAGATGTATATGCTGTGGAGCCGCATACAGGAAGGGGCGGCTGGACATGGTACACAGGTGCGGCGGGCTGGATGTACAGGGTGTGCATAGAGCATATGCTCGGGCTTAAAATCCGCGGCGGTGAACTTATAATAGACCCTTGCATACCATCTTTCTGGAACGAGTTTAGTATAAAATATATGTATATGGATACGCTATTCAACATAAATATAAAAAATCCCCTATCGGTAAGCAACGGCGTGTCGTCCATAAAACTTGACGACAGGATTTTACACGGCAAAAGCATCATGCTCGTCAATGATAAAATGGAGCACAGTGTTGACGTCACAATGGGGTAAAAAGTAGGCTGTTGCACGCGGACTATCATACCGCGTGCAACAGCCTACTTTTGAAACAATTTTTTATTTAGTACGATGCAACTTTATGAGTAAAAAGTGCCTAAACAGTTTGATGTTTGCAGTATGTATGGATTGAAAGGATAAAAAACATTGGAATTTCTATAATTGCTGCTCCCATCATAAGATACGGTGCCCAGATGCTGAATGATCCGATTTGAAGAAACAAGGTATTTCTCAGCTGGAAATAAAAACTGTTTGTCAATCCACTACCCCCAGCGGGAAGCAAACATACCAACAGGTTGATGAAGTTTCCCTGTCCCACGGAGTAAAGAATGACGGGTAGCAAACAGAAGGCTATGGCAATGACCAGCGTAGTTGTGGGATTGTAACATTTTGCGGAGATAAATAGAGTAAAGCATGCCACAGCCAAAAGGGTTATGAGGCCGGCCAGAATGGTGAGCTCTTGTTCCTGACCCATCGTGAGGGGCAAGAAACTAAGTGCGGAAGATAGAACTTGCGCGGAAGTCTGCAGGCTGTCCCATCCATAGGCACTGTTGACAATGAGGACAAAAATAGAAATACATATTGTGAACATAGCGAAAACAATGAAAAGCGAAGCGCATAATTTTGTGGCGGCAAGCCGGGTTTTACCGTATTTTGTGCAGCGCAGGATATCGTCCGAGCCGTTTTGGTATTCTGCGGAAAAAATTGGCGAAACGATCACGGCGCAGATCAGGACAAGTAGAGAAATCAGTATCGCAAGGTTATCAGCGGCATCGCCTGTATATCCCTGATAAAATATGAAGGGGGTCTTCACTTTTTGGTTCAGTGCCATCACTTCTTTTTGAGCATCTGCGTTATTCGGATATTTTGCCTCCAATTGAGTTTTTAGCATTTCAGATCGTTGTTTATAAAAGTTTATAATGTCTTCAGGTTTGATTTTATTAAGGGACTCGAAATAATTTATACCGCCGGAATATACCTCGGAGATCATATCCAGAAAACTATTGATCGGAAGTAACTTTTCACGGTACACATCTATCGGAATATCCTTTCCGTACTTTTTGTAAACAGTCTGATAGGTTTTAAGAACCTGCTGAAGTTTTTGTTCCGTGAGAGGGCCCTCATACGGCTTTATCGCCCTTTTGCCGGTACGAATGGCAGCCCTGCCGGTGACCAATACCTTGTTGCCGTTTTTATCTACATCGACATACCTGGAATACGAAATCACTGCAAAGGATATAACAACCGACAGTGCAATGGCAATCGTGGCTGAAATCCATGTCATAGGTGACTTTATTACTCGTTTTAATTCTAAAAACATGATACGCATAAAATAATATCCTCCTTAGATTTTTGGCTGGCTTTATAGAATTTGATTTTTATCCGGCAACTCGTTTTCCCCGAATTGTTCCGAAAAATAATATAGGTACAGATCCTCCAGTGTCGGTTCAACTTGCACAGCATTTTCATACGGTTTTTGCTTCGATACGATACGTAGCATGTCCTGATTACCTTCATGTTTCAGGTTAGAAACAATATATCGATCGTTTAACTGTTCCGACTGCTTCGGGTCAGCCTTGCATTCCCATACATAGCCGTTGATGGATGCTGTAATTTCGTCGGGTTTTCCCTGATGAACCAATCGTCCGGCCTTCATGATGAGAATTTGGTCTGCGATGTATTCAACGTCTGATACGATATGAGTGGAAAGAATCACAATTTTGTCTTTTGAAATATCGGAAATCAAATTGCGGAAATGGACTCGCTCTTTTGGATCGAGTCCGGCCGTAGGTTCATCTAGCACCAGAATCATTGGATCGTTCAAAAGAGCCTGCGCGATGCCGAGGCGCCGTTTCATCCCGCCTGAAAATGTTTTGATTTTTTTCCTGG of Clostridiales bacterium contains these proteins:
- a CDS encoding Cof-type HAD-IIB family hydrolase; this encodes MYKLIVTDMDGTFLNGLGEITRKNIKAVKKAMKRGVQFAIVTGRPYVSVKDILNDVKITCSCIGCNGAQVTGSDGKLITSHYLDTDNLIKIIRIAKEAGLYYQLYDDYYIYTSSRLNLLKLLKSYSKKSIRRHITLRRLYRGIKRLFFTEVSLKHDLLGFVSERRNKFYKIQIASVSAEDLDVVCKKIRDIPDIDITSSNYFNIEVGPKGVTKGTALEELAKSMNIKREEIIAFGDNFNDIPMLQYAGCGVAVENAEPPVKKEADYITKSNEDNGVADAIEKFIFNDEG
- a CDS encoding glucoamylase family protein; translated protein: MFVIFFILSYVVLISIIVFLIYKNRICNRISAYNFGFVILNPEQLQKHGRKIAREHHVSKRFHNCSNILPRLKDDYKQIIKTYKELNGDVVNGEPVVPAAEWLFDNFYIIEEQVKDIRANFPKGYNASLPCLTEGILKGFPRVYDIALELVYHIDGLLEEKLIINFIRAYQEESQLTSGELWAFPIMLKIALIEDIRQICDDILKSRDERKKAAKVADAVLIDDNSEKLLDRLKSYIDNMEVLSPAFAEHILQRVRSHGADFGSVMHYFDEKLSSQDTNAEEIIQREHQDQAQKQVSIGNCITGLRLLSNIDWHSIFEVLSPVEQILSGDPADVYRNMDFQSRDYYRHEIEEISRRLKISESQVARKAIECAMSAPENADLRLRHVGYYIAGRGSEKFHSMLDYRPGVLKRTVLFMKRHPLSVYLLPVCLITLAISLLIMWSVLGARESINPYITVIIFASGLILSSEIAVGVVNWTITHIIPPSFLPKLELKSGIPESLSSMVVIPTLLQSRQRVKELLDMLEVYYLGNHENNLYFALLGDFTDAKSKNMPDDESIVNYALDEVKKLNRKYSFGKNDLFYFFHRYREFNKAQGVWMGWERKRGKLMEFNKLLRGADDTSYYVKSGDIKKIPKIKYVITLDADTELPRGTAKRLIGTIFHPLNRAMVDDEGFRVMQGYGILQPRISIGVVNATKSVFSRAFAGQGGIDPYTTAVSDVYQDLFGEGIYTGKGIYDVDVFLKMLDGYIPDNTVLSHDLLEGSYARCGLVTDIELVDGFPSTYSSYTARMHRWIRGDWQLLPWLCFRVKNRRGQRVRNPLSAINKWKIIDNLRRSLIPVSLVIFIILSLCLSESFRKAGIAIAAFTLAFPLISGMADALIANRRESDKSNGVLSDLKNTACQIVLLFIFLPYRAYIMTDAILRTIARLSITHKKLLEWETAADAEKRLKNNMKSYAKRMWISQATAFAMLGLAIRYMPSSTGISVVLATAWLISPFAAYFISKAEDDARDALSDDDISELRLLSRKIWRYFEELADAEDNYLPPDNYQDDPPNGAAHRTSPTNIGLTLMAMMAARDMGYHSTTSMIRKIDRIFSSIDRLDKWNGHLYNWYDTKTLQPLRPLYVSTVDSGNFVGYLMTLKEGLEQYMDIPLCDGSIARGLIDTIKLLNSDIKGRSLDYSYLRDFQERDSLNVIEWKKALESFRKNKQALNKSSYFRKSPYDKKVDEELDELISEIEEAMPWVSFMESMPDFFSCEDIKGDLLNMFDMLNGDISLTGLSRGYRKALSLLNAMIDKVPEECSDVCRWLKELKLALIKAVLFVNRTISNTKNIIQRSNKLIANTEFRQLFDNKKQLFSIGYSAEGEQLNKSYYDLLASESRQTSFIAIAKGDIDQKHWFRLGRSLTYFNGYRGLVSWSGTMFEYLMPLLIMKNYRNTLLDNTYKFAVKSQIAYGKKKNVPWGVSESGFYSFDIGLNYQYKAFGIPRLGLKRGLVNDTVTAPYASLLALMVDPVSAMKNIRFLKSYGLEGQFGPYEAVDYTAERVPVGKKYMVVKSFMVHHHGMSLMALDNAINDNIMQKRFHRDPEVKATELLLQEKVPSKVVLTKDIEDEISPIKKIEKNYEEYVREIKDPVGRFPEAHILSNGTYFTVVTNSGSGFSRAFNMSVTRWREDEILDDSGMFFYIQNINSNDVWSAAYEPYKILPEDYKVLFTMDKIDFFRTDGSIDTHTEIIVSPEDNAEIRKVSLTNHSGHVRVLEVTSYFEVVMSAQSADIAHRVFNNLFVKTEFVSDINALLAVRRPRARGQKEVWLCHTVCCDAETIGSVQYETDRARFIGRGRDLSDPVAMDVDHPLSNTCGAVLDPVMSLRRRVRIKPGETVRLSYMVGVAKTREDAIKLAQKYSDAASAKRAAELAWTRSKLEFGYLNLRCRQIELYRRILSHVIFSSSLRRKIDDIIMKNSKGQSGLWAYGISGDNPVILIAVKSLDELDMVKEALKMHEFFRTKGLISDLVILNEETGNYMQTFNEKLKALIGSGHAAQMQDRPGGVFLRQSSIMPEEALNLLYCVARVVFRGEDGSMWQQLKFWQEKTMLPEIRKSFGAARLYKPYEEENERLQFFNGLGGFTQDGREYVINISDEQNTPAPWSNVICNSRFGFLVTESGGGYTWSENSRENKLTPWSNDPVIDEQGEIVYLEDEETGEIWNITAKPAAEKGKYTVRHGFGYTVFEHASHGIKQHMTVFVPEEDSVKLISIKLKNLTDMPRRISAIFYAKPVLGVTDEITKPFIVTQVDDKTGIFLIRNVYSDDFPGRVAFVDCSESERTVTGDREEFIGREGSLKKPEGLLRERLSGRTGAAYEPCAAMKVTFEIKGNQDKVVVFSIGEGSDIEGAISTALKYRDTYEADKALLRIKGYWNRTLRTIQVKTPDESMNILANGWLLYQTISCRIWARSAFYQSGGAYGFRDQLQDVMAAAYVSPEITKKQILNCCAHQFLEGDVQHWWHPVTDRGIRTRFSDDLLWLPYVTIDYVNVTGDHGILDVQVRYIEDEPLSENEDERYNKPGISSNSGTLYEHCLNAIERSLRFGEHGIPLMGAGDWNDGMNTVGNKGKGESIWLGWFMYKILVDFSGICRKKGDAERADKYVKTAGYIKDSIEKSGWDGSWYRRAYFDDGTPLGSAENAECQIDSLAQSWSVISNAARETRSKEAMKALDHYLIKYDAGIIKLLTPPFDMGNLKPGYIKSYVPGVRENGGQYTHAAVWVILAYALMGDGNKAWELFHMINPINHALTPMECFRYKVEPYVMAADVYAVEPHTGRGGWTWYTGAAGWMYRVCIEHMLGLKIRGGELIIDPCIPSFWNEFSIKYMYMDTLFNINIKNPLSVSNGVSSIKLDDRILHGKSIMLVNDKMEHSVDVTMG
- a CDS encoding ABC transporter permease — protein: MRIMFLELKRVIKSPMTWISATIAIALSVVISFAVISYSRYVDVDKNGNKVLVTGRAAIRTGKRAIKPYEGPLTEQKLQQVLKTYQTVYKKYGKDIPIDVYREKLLPINSFLDMISEVYSGGINYFESLNKIKPEDIINFYKQRSEMLKTQLEAKYPNNADAQKEVMALNQKVKTPFIFYQGYTGDAADNLAILISLLVLICAVIVSPIFSAEYQNGSDDILRCTKYGKTRLAATKLCASLFIVFAMFTICISIFVLIVNSAYGWDSLQTSAQVLSSALSFLPLTMGQEQELTILAGLITLLAVACFTLFISAKCYNPTTTLVIAIAFCLLPVILYSVGQGNFINLLVCLLPAGGSGLTNSFYFQLRNTLFLQIGSFSIWAPYLMMGAAIIEIPMFFILSIHTYCKHQTV
- a CDS encoding ABC transporter ATP-binding protein — encoded protein: MELTLNKLTKQYRDKTAVDSLSVTLTPGIYGLLGANGAGKTTLMRMVCGILNPTSGNVLLDGKDTISMGESYRDLLGYLPQNFGYYPVFTAIDYLLYVAALKGLTASAAKVRANELLELVSLQTVSRKKIKTFSGGMKRRLGIAQALLNDPMILVLDEPTAGLDPKERVHFRNLISDISKDKIVILSTHIVSDVEYIADQILIMKAGRLVHQGKPDEITASINGYVWECKADPKQSEQLNDRYIVSNLKHEGNQDMLRIVSKQKPYENAVQVEPTLEDLYLYYFSEQFGENELPDKNQIL